In the genome of Tautonia marina, one region contains:
- a CDS encoding hybrid sensor histidine kinase/response regulator → MDTASARRLGSRRVLVIEDDADALANICDILELDDFAVDAASSAHEALDRPAQRWASYEAIILDRRLPDADFDSLMPRLRALAPDAELIIVTGMADLRGAIDALRGGATDYILKPLDPDALRASLARALDRRNLRLAKRRSEDAFRTLVESAEAVIVITRLDRSIVYFSSFAERLTGYRAEELIGQNFRDRLVHEHDRALSDDAVLRLGVGESIRGLEYRLRSRDGSSRCLLWNARRLDDYEGEAAILAVGHDITDLKQAQQRALQSERLAAIGQMVTGLAHESRNALQRGQSCLEMLALKVVDRPEALDLIRRTQQAQDHLHHLFEDVRSYAAPIRLESGRFDLTTVWREAWSYLEPSVREHSAILDEWIDAPETRCWLDPFRLVQVFRNIFENALAAGTDPVEVRIQCVSTLLDGSDALRVSIRDNGPGLTAEQADRIFEPFYTTKARGTGLGMAICRRIVEAHGGRIAVGPPGVPGAEILLTLPREPS, encoded by the coding sequence ATGGATACGGCCTCCGCCCGGCGTCTCGGATCGAGGCGCGTCCTGGTCATTGAGGACGACGCCGATGCTCTGGCCAACATCTGCGATATCCTCGAACTCGACGATTTCGCGGTCGATGCCGCGTCATCGGCTCATGAGGCGCTCGATCGTCCGGCCCAGCGCTGGGCCTCCTACGAGGCCATCATCCTCGACCGTCGCTTGCCCGATGCCGACTTCGACTCCCTGATGCCCCGGCTCCGTGCCCTTGCCCCCGATGCCGAGCTGATCATCGTCACCGGCATGGCCGATCTTCGGGGCGCCATCGATGCCCTTCGCGGCGGAGCCACCGACTACATCCTCAAGCCGCTCGATCCCGATGCCCTGCGGGCGAGTCTCGCCCGCGCCCTCGATCGCCGCAATCTCCGGCTTGCCAAGCGACGCAGTGAGGACGCCTTCCGCACCCTGGTCGAGTCGGCCGAAGCCGTCATCGTCATCACCCGCCTCGACCGTTCGATCGTCTATTTCAGCTCCTTCGCCGAACGCCTGACCGGCTATCGGGCCGAGGAGTTGATCGGTCAGAACTTCCGCGACCGCCTTGTGCACGAACACGACCGTGCCCTTTCGGACGACGCGGTGCTTCGCCTCGGGGTTGGCGAGTCGATTCGAGGCCTAGAATATCGTCTCCGATCCCGAGACGGGTCCTCCCGCTGTCTTCTCTGGAACGCCCGGCGACTCGATGATTATGAGGGCGAAGCCGCCATTCTGGCCGTCGGTCACGACATCACCGACCTGAAGCAAGCGCAGCAGCGTGCCCTGCAATCCGAGCGGCTCGCGGCGATCGGTCAGATGGTTACAGGACTGGCTCACGAGAGCCGCAATGCTCTGCAGCGTGGGCAGTCGTGCCTCGAAATGCTCGCCTTGAAGGTCGTCGATCGCCCCGAAGCGCTCGACTTGATCCGACGGACCCAGCAGGCGCAGGACCACCTGCATCATCTCTTTGAGGATGTACGGAGTTACGCCGCTCCCATTCGCCTGGAGTCCGGCCGGTTCGATCTGACGACCGTCTGGCGGGAAGCCTGGTCGTATCTCGAACCCTCGGTTCGAGAACACTCGGCGATTCTCGATGAATGGATCGACGCCCCGGAGACCCGTTGCTGGCTCGATCCCTTCCGTCTGGTTCAGGTGTTCCGCAACATCTTCGAGAACGCACTGGCCGCCGGGACCGATCCTGTCGAGGTTCGGATTCAATGTGTTTCAACGCTCCTTGACGGGAGTGATGCGTTGCGCGTCTCAATCCGCGATAATGGACCAGGCTTGACGGCCGAACAGGCAGATCGCATCTTCGAGCCGTTTTACACCACCAAGGCCCGAGGAACGGGCCTGGGCATGGCCATCTGCCGTCGGATCGTCGAAGCCCACGGGGGAAGAATCGCCGTTGGTCCCCCCGGAGTTCCCGGCGCTGAGATCCTTCTGACCCTCCCCCGTGAACCGTCATGA
- a CDS encoding chemotaxis protein CheA yields MSGFDVSELLPFYLDETDEQIGTLNDTLLRLENDQTDAAALQETFRLVHSLKGSASVMGFDQVNRLAHHLETLFDQLRSGKRSLDFDALQLSFQSLDRLRDYHRDLRSEGKGSDLSDMIDAVVSYLGADEAPTKSANESIPEDISPSINAPDAIELPMEDVEVESHEVVSEVETPESVSGPTIVEQGQPEGLAVTVVFDPNLQWRDMKARLILNRLSSRVRVLGSDPPADRLDEVESRPTFTAWVEADADREELRSLAEVDGVAAIQFGDAEESLDEVSLSEVSDTSAPEVLTPETNFEVTEFRPVRSESAGPTEMVLPKTPTKAKIAETLRVDVDRLDHLMNLAGELVISRARFADLTQELEALFRDSDVRLLAADSQDRLDCLIEGFEAVLDSSERSQGIRERWRSQFRRLTENIRELRANLDRLRIGRDHLSEMAEAIDQLGRVCDRIQKGVLDTRMVPIGPLFERFRRVVRDVSVGSGKDVLLQIQGEATELDKRMIDELSDPLIHMVRNAVDHGLEAPEVRASLGKPRTGTVTLAAAHRGNRVVITVADDGKGLDVVRLRRKIAAHGLLPEAEAARLSPPEVIPYIFHAGLSTADAVSDISGRGVGMDVVKHRIEQLNGTVFVRTEPGQGTTFTIRLPLTLAIMPSLLVRIYEETYALPLGEIREIVEISPDQILDVQGSRAIEVRGRVISLLSLDDVFQWGGGVHPSRTAGSAPQERSTRRPVVVVQSTLTTIGLMVDELIGIQEIVLKSIEKNYKSVRGLSGASILGNGRVALILDVDALIELGTRPLHTFSKAEHELIATSRRDP; encoded by the coding sequence ATGTCGGGTTTCGACGTATCAGAGCTCTTGCCGTTCTATCTTGACGAGACTGATGAGCAAATCGGCACGCTCAACGACACCCTGCTCCGTCTTGAGAACGACCAAACCGACGCGGCCGCGCTTCAGGAAACCTTTCGACTGGTTCACAGTCTGAAGGGTTCGGCGAGTGTGATGGGGTTTGATCAGGTCAATCGACTGGCCCATCATCTGGAAACCCTGTTCGATCAGCTCCGAAGCGGCAAACGATCGCTCGATTTTGATGCGCTTCAACTCAGCTTCCAAAGCCTTGATCGACTGCGTGATTATCATCGGGATCTTCGATCCGAAGGGAAAGGGAGCGACCTCAGTGACATGATCGACGCGGTCGTGTCGTATCTGGGGGCGGACGAAGCGCCAACCAAGAGCGCCAACGAATCCATTCCTGAAGATATTTCTCCATCGATCAATGCGCCGGACGCCATCGAGCTTCCGATGGAGGATGTCGAGGTCGAATCTCACGAAGTTGTTTCGGAGGTCGAAACCCCAGAATCGGTTTCCGGCCCAACGATTGTCGAGCAAGGACAGCCCGAAGGTCTTGCGGTGACGGTCGTGTTTGATCCGAACCTGCAATGGCGAGACATGAAAGCGCGGTTGATTCTCAATCGACTTTCTTCTCGTGTTCGGGTCCTGGGAAGTGATCCACCCGCCGATCGACTGGACGAGGTCGAGTCGAGACCCACCTTCACCGCATGGGTTGAAGCTGACGCGGATCGTGAAGAGCTTCGATCACTGGCCGAGGTCGATGGAGTCGCTGCCATCCAGTTTGGGGATGCTGAAGAGTCCTTGGACGAGGTTAGCCTCTCGGAAGTTTCGGATACGTCCGCCCCTGAGGTTCTGACACCGGAGACGAATTTCGAGGTGACAGAATTCCGACCGGTGCGATCTGAATCCGCCGGACCAACGGAGATGGTTCTGCCGAAAACCCCGACAAAAGCAAAAATTGCCGAGACGCTACGGGTCGACGTCGACCGACTTGATCATCTCATGAATCTTGCGGGAGAGCTGGTGATTAGTCGCGCTCGGTTCGCCGATTTGACCCAAGAGCTGGAGGCATTGTTTCGTGATTCGGATGTTCGATTGCTGGCGGCCGACAGTCAGGATCGACTCGATTGTCTGATTGAGGGGTTCGAGGCCGTGCTTGACTCGTCGGAACGAAGTCAAGGAATCCGGGAACGATGGCGATCCCAATTTCGGCGACTCACCGAAAACATCCGTGAGTTGCGAGCGAACCTGGATCGGCTCCGGATCGGTCGGGACCATCTGTCCGAGATGGCCGAAGCGATCGATCAGCTCGGACGAGTTTGCGACCGAATCCAGAAGGGAGTCCTGGACACTCGGATGGTGCCGATAGGTCCCTTGTTTGAACGCTTCCGGCGCGTGGTGCGCGATGTCAGCGTGGGTTCGGGCAAAGACGTTCTGCTTCAGATCCAGGGGGAAGCGACCGAGCTGGACAAGCGGATGATCGATGAGTTGAGTGATCCGCTGATTCACATGGTCCGTAACGCGGTCGATCATGGCCTGGAAGCCCCAGAGGTGCGCGCGTCGTTGGGCAAACCCAGAACCGGAACCGTGACCCTCGCCGCGGCTCACCGGGGGAATCGCGTGGTCATTACTGTGGCGGATGACGGCAAAGGACTGGATGTTGTCCGCCTTCGCCGGAAAATCGCCGCCCACGGTCTGTTGCCCGAGGCTGAAGCCGCCCGGCTTTCGCCCCCCGAGGTGATCCCGTATATCTTTCATGCCGGCCTGAGCACGGCTGATGCGGTTTCCGACATCTCCGGTCGAGGCGTCGGAATGGACGTGGTGAAGCACCGGATCGAACAGCTCAACGGCACCGTTTTTGTCCGAACCGAACCTGGCCAGGGGACAACCTTCACCATCCGGCTCCCGCTCACACTCGCGATCATGCCAAGCTTACTGGTCCGCATTTACGAAGAAACGTATGCCTTGCCGCTGGGAGAAATTCGGGAAATCGTCGAGATCAGCCCGGATCAGATTCTCGACGTTCAGGGGAGTAGAGCCATCGAGGTTCGAGGCCGAGTGATTTCGCTTCTCTCACTTGACGATGTGTTTCAGTGGGGAGGAGGGGTCCATCCGAGTCGAACCGCCGGATCGGCGCCTCAGGAGCGTTCGACGCGTCGTCCGGTGGTGGTCGTGCAAAGCACGTTGACGACGATTGGGCTGATGGTTGATGAGCTGATCGGCATTCAGGAAATCGTTTTGAAATCCATCGAGAAGAACTACAAGTCCGTGCGAGGTCTCTCAGGGGCCAGTATCCTGGGAAATGGTCGCGTCGCGCTCATTCTTGACGTCGATGCCCTGATCGAACTGGGAACCCGACCCTTGCACACCTTCTCGAAGGCTGAGCATGAACTTATCGCGACATCGAGGCGAGATCCATGA
- a CDS encoding chemotaxis protein CheD, protein MSRSPVPEPSPIVSVMIGQWAVARSPTSLRTLLGSCVAIILHDRAARIGGMAHIVLPDSRGREDGLGKYVDTAVPALLGDLARLQGHSLLGRSTFSAMLVGGAAMFRSAPNADIGRQNLEAAERLLRTLKIPILAQDAGGSTGRNVTLDTASGVVRVRIPGGPSYDLSAGVARIERPV, encoded by the coding sequence GTGAGCCGATCACCCGTTCCCGAACCTTCTCCGATCGTTAGTGTGATGATTGGCCAATGGGCTGTCGCCCGCTCGCCGACGAGCCTGCGAACCTTGCTCGGCTCTTGCGTGGCAATCATCCTGCACGACCGAGCGGCCCGGATTGGTGGAATGGCGCACATTGTTCTTCCTGATTCCCGAGGGCGTGAGGACGGGCTCGGAAAATATGTCGATACGGCGGTCCCCGCCTTGCTCGGGGACCTGGCACGACTTCAGGGCCATTCGCTTCTCGGCCGATCGACGTTTTCGGCAATGCTGGTCGGAGGAGCCGCCATGTTTCGATCGGCGCCGAATGCCGACATCGGTCGGCAAAATCTTGAGGCCGCCGAACGCCTGCTTCGTACCCTGAAGATTCCGATATTGGCGCAGGATGCCGGAGGATCGACCGGCAGAAACGTGACGCTCGACACGGCCTCGGGGGTGGTCCGGGTTCGTATTCCCGGTGGACCCAGTTACGACCTCTCGGCCGGTGTGGCCCGAATCGAGCGACCAGTCTGA
- a CDS encoding protein-glutamate methylesterase/protein-glutamine glutaminase gives MPHRPVRVLIVDDSALMRKMLSEMVRSSSELEVVGAARDGEEALALAAQLRPDVVTLDVEMPGLSGLEVLPRLLEQQEVPVVMVSSWTQEGADITLSALELGAVDFLPKPDRKHFSQLRGARDVLVAKLLTAAGSRVRRSRPAQPRVATTGPREPRTPSGGRAATRCVVLGISTGGPQTLTRVFSELEPPLPPILVVQHMPPTFTKVFADRLDRRCRIAVREAKEGDRVESDLILVAPGGRQMSLVGRPPFVRIALSDGPAVSGHRPSIDVLFRSAAEVFGSEAVGVLMTGMGRDGVDGCQKILEAGGATLGQDEATSVIYGMNKAAFEAGAIRSQFALDELPGLLRVLAL, from the coding sequence ATGCCTCATCGGCCTGTTCGAGTCCTGATCGTCGATGACTCGGCACTCATGCGCAAGATGCTTTCCGAGATGGTCCGATCGAGCTCTGAGCTTGAGGTCGTCGGTGCGGCCCGAGACGGCGAGGAAGCGCTCGCCCTGGCAGCGCAATTGCGTCCTGATGTCGTGACGCTCGATGTTGAGATGCCGGGGCTCTCTGGCCTGGAGGTCTTGCCGAGGTTGCTTGAGCAACAAGAGGTTCCGGTGGTCATGGTCAGTAGTTGGACCCAGGAGGGGGCCGACATTACGCTGTCCGCGCTGGAACTCGGCGCGGTGGACTTCTTGCCGAAGCCCGATCGCAAGCATTTCTCACAACTTCGTGGAGCACGGGATGTGCTGGTCGCCAAGTTGTTGACCGCCGCGGGGAGCCGAGTGCGACGATCGCGTCCTGCGCAGCCGCGGGTGGCAACGACCGGTCCTCGGGAACCCCGGACGCCTTCTGGGGGCCGAGCGGCGACGCGATGCGTGGTGCTAGGGATTTCTACGGGGGGGCCGCAAACCCTGACTCGGGTCTTTTCCGAACTGGAGCCGCCGCTGCCCCCCATTCTGGTCGTTCAGCACATGCCTCCGACCTTTACCAAGGTCTTTGCCGATCGATTGGACCGGCGGTGTCGGATCGCGGTTCGGGAAGCGAAGGAGGGAGATCGGGTCGAGTCGGATCTGATCCTGGTGGCACCCGGAGGACGGCAAATGTCGCTGGTGGGCCGGCCTCCGTTCGTTCGCATCGCACTGTCAGACGGACCCGCAGTGAGTGGGCACCGGCCGTCGATCGACGTGCTGTTTCGGTCGGCGGCCGAGGTGTTTGGGTCCGAGGCGGTCGGGGTTCTGATGACCGGAATGGGGCGCGATGGGGTCGACGGCTGTCAAAAGATTCTCGAGGCCGGCGGCGCGACGCTCGGCCAGGATGAGGCTACCTCGGTAATTTACGGGATGAACAAGGCGGCCTTTGAGGCCGGTGCGATCCGATCGCAGTTCGCCCTGGACGAGCTTCCCGGATTGCTTCGCGTCCTTGCGCTCTGA
- a CDS encoding chemotaxis protein CheW, which produces MSSASNPPQASTPTPAAPRTEGTLLQFVGFRLDRSDYAVAIRRVQEIILMPAITRLPQTPADVEGLMNLRGTVLPVINLRTKFGVPPKPFDEQTRVVVVNVQSRTVGLIVDSVSQVMRVGEDQLQPPPPGIASVASSAISGLFRDGDHLVIALDVDRLLGHLDLESDGT; this is translated from the coding sequence ATGTCCTCTGCTTCGAATCCACCCCAGGCGTCAACTCCCACACCGGCGGCTCCTCGCACTGAAGGGACACTTCTGCAGTTTGTGGGATTCCGGCTCGACCGTTCCGACTACGCGGTTGCAATTCGCCGGGTGCAAGAAATTATCCTGATGCCGGCGATCACGCGGCTGCCGCAGACCCCGGCGGATGTCGAAGGGCTGATGAATCTGCGTGGGACCGTTCTGCCGGTGATCAATCTCCGGACCAAATTTGGCGTGCCCCCGAAGCCGTTCGACGAGCAGACCCGCGTGGTGGTCGTCAATGTTCAATCGCGAACGGTTGGATTGATCGTCGATTCCGTCTCTCAGGTCATGCGGGTCGGTGAGGACCAGCTTCAGCCCCCCCCGCCAGGGATCGCGTCGGTGGCCTCTTCCGCCATCTCGGGGCTGTTCCGAGATGGCGATCATCTCGTCATCGCGCTCGATGTTGACCGCCTGCTCGGTCATCTCGATCTCGAATCGGACGGAACTTGA
- a CDS encoding methyl-accepting chemotaxis protein: MALAEDAFDRLEESKADTRAMIEAFAGLVRANSTNDILREVLSAIQATYGWEIACARRPDPSTNTLVFGLDSGTGNVLLRRLAQERVIRANEGVSGIAWQRGESVSIEDLLADHPSMKDRIAKEAGLRGMIALPIRSSGEVISVLEFGSTRPIEITELRMDALTAIAQTASNKISHLNQSREMNRLAQMVANAPLNMMFADSDLRIRYLNPKSIETLTRLQASFSVPVEKMIGQSLDVFHKNPEHQRTLLSDPANLPYHGTMHLGSELIDLVASAIVDETGEYLGPMLTWEIVTGKHLQAVRETEMLADSNAVNFLLMRLGKANTPEEVIRIALETVREAFGWLYGSFWKLDTEERSLVFAYESGEMPDEFKRATKASRYVEGQGLSGRCWQQHDLVFVPELSELSGCPRAGVARRCEVSSALAIPIQLNGSFLGAMDFLTRETIDPSENRLEVMRSVGRLVSSALDRVDRQFRAEAEKRDLEEKVTSLMNVASAAAAGNLTVEVPVQGEDDLGRLGAAMANMIRDLKEIISQIAESTGQFAEGSQVIAESATYLSESSQSQAATVEEMSASIEQLGRAITEINQNAEAARTQAEETWGLARQGGEAVEQAIEAMGLITKSSEQVSDITQVIGEIASQTNLLALNAAIEAARAGEHGLGFAVVADEVRKLAERSSAAAKEITSLIKESTRRVADGARLSEKAGSSLATIVKGVEETTERIGKIARATHEQSESASEVTKAIQDVSGITETNASSAEELSASAEELGAQAQALRQAVSGFKV; the protein is encoded by the coding sequence ATGGCCTTGGCAGAAGATGCGTTCGATCGGCTCGAAGAATCGAAGGCCGATACGAGAGCCATGATTGAGGCTTTCGCAGGTCTTGTCCGAGCGAACTCGACCAACGACATTCTGCGCGAAGTGCTTTCGGCGATCCAGGCGACCTATGGCTGGGAGATCGCGTGCGCTCGGAGACCGGATCCCTCGACCAACACGCTCGTATTCGGACTCGATTCGGGAACAGGCAATGTTCTCTTGCGCCGATTGGCTCAGGAACGAGTGATTCGTGCCAACGAAGGGGTTTCGGGAATTGCCTGGCAGCGCGGCGAGTCGGTGTCGATTGAGGACTTGCTTGCAGACCATCCGTCGATGAAGGATCGGATCGCGAAAGAGGCTGGACTCAGGGGAATGATCGCGCTGCCGATCCGAAGCAGCGGCGAGGTGATCTCCGTGCTCGAGTTCGGCTCGACCCGTCCGATCGAGATCACCGAACTTCGGATGGATGCACTCACGGCCATCGCTCAGACGGCCTCGAACAAGATCAGCCACCTGAACCAGTCGCGCGAGATGAACCGCTTGGCCCAGATGGTTGCCAACGCACCGCTGAACATGATGTTTGCGGATAGCGATCTCCGAATTCGCTATTTGAACCCGAAGTCCATCGAAACCCTGACCCGTCTTCAAGCGTCGTTTAGCGTGCCGGTTGAGAAGATGATTGGCCAATCGCTCGACGTGTTCCATAAGAATCCTGAGCATCAGCGCACCTTGCTCTCGGACCCTGCGAACCTGCCGTATCACGGCACGATGCACCTTGGATCGGAACTGATCGATCTGGTTGCATCTGCGATCGTTGACGAGACGGGTGAGTACCTTGGTCCCATGCTGACCTGGGAAATTGTCACGGGGAAGCATCTCCAAGCGGTTCGAGAAACGGAGATGCTGGCCGACTCGAACGCGGTGAACTTCCTGTTGATGCGGTTAGGCAAGGCAAATACGCCGGAGGAAGTGATCAGGATCGCACTGGAAACCGTCCGAGAAGCGTTCGGATGGCTTTACGGTTCGTTCTGGAAACTGGACACTGAGGAGCGATCGCTCGTATTCGCGTATGAATCAGGAGAAATGCCAGACGAGTTCAAGCGGGCGACGAAAGCCTCTCGCTACGTCGAAGGACAGGGCCTGAGTGGTCGTTGCTGGCAGCAGCACGACCTTGTGTTCGTCCCCGAATTGTCAGAACTCTCGGGATGTCCCCGAGCCGGCGTGGCGCGCCGGTGCGAGGTTTCGTCGGCCCTGGCCATCCCGATTCAGCTGAACGGCTCGTTTCTCGGCGCCATGGATTTTCTCACGAGAGAAACAATTGATCCATCCGAAAATCGACTCGAAGTGATGCGGAGTGTCGGCAGGCTGGTCTCCTCGGCCCTTGATCGGGTCGATCGACAATTCCGGGCTGAGGCAGAAAAACGCGATCTGGAAGAAAAGGTCACTTCGCTGATGAACGTGGCTTCGGCCGCGGCGGCAGGGAATCTGACGGTGGAGGTTCCGGTTCAGGGCGAAGACGATCTGGGGCGTCTTGGCGCCGCGATGGCCAACATGATCAGGGATCTGAAAGAGATCATTAGTCAAATTGCCGAATCGACCGGCCAGTTTGCAGAAGGCTCTCAGGTGATCGCCGAGAGTGCGACCTATCTGAGTGAATCGTCTCAGAGTCAGGCCGCGACGGTCGAGGAGATGTCGGCCTCGATCGAGCAACTCGGCCGGGCGATTACCGAGATCAATCAAAATGCCGAGGCTGCTCGCACACAGGCCGAAGAAACCTGGGGACTGGCCCGGCAAGGAGGGGAGGCGGTCGAGCAGGCCATCGAGGCCATGGGCTTGATTACCAAGTCGAGTGAACAGGTCAGTGACATTACCCAGGTCATCGGGGAGATCGCCAGTCAGACAAACCTGCTCGCGCTCAATGCCGCCATCGAGGCCGCAAGGGCCGGGGAGCATGGTTTGGGTTTCGCGGTGGTCGCCGACGAGGTCCGCAAACTCGCGGAACGCTCCAGCGCTGCGGCGAAAGAGATTACGTCCTTGATCAAGGAATCGACACGTCGCGTGGCGGATGGTGCTCGCCTGTCCGAGAAAGCCGGGTCTTCCCTCGCAACGATCGTGAAGGGAGTCGAAGAAACGACCGAACGAATCGGTAAGATCGCCCGAGCCACGCATGAGCAGTCCGAATCCGCTTCGGAGGTGACCAAGGCGATTCAGGACGTCTCGGGCATCACCGAAACGAACGCATCGAGTGCCGAGGAGCTATCGGCCAGTGCTGAGGAGCTTGGAGCCCAGGCCCAGGCCTTGCGTCAGGCGGTTTCGGGCTTCAAGGTCTGA
- a CDS encoding chemotaxis protein CheC, translating to MMTGDDSSEQISPRIEQAIRKGAEAASQSLSKWLGRPASLVVSRVRFAEISEATEALGPADSVVPACAIPLSGPLPGTVLMIFDDRSAMPMIDALIGRPEGSATEWGEMEQSAAQETSNIVVCAFVNAMAESLDPGGLMVPGPPEFRFEFAGSLIEFALMDQASRNDRIVMVEIHFSVDGITNDWAMVIVPATGGLETLGIDDSESDQPESLS from the coding sequence ATGATGACGGGGGACGATTCATCGGAACAGATTTCCCCAAGGATCGAGCAGGCGATTCGGAAGGGGGCTGAGGCGGCCTCGCAGTCGCTTTCGAAGTGGCTCGGTCGGCCCGCGTCGCTTGTGGTCAGTCGGGTCCGTTTTGCGGAGATTTCCGAGGCGACCGAGGCACTCGGCCCGGCTGACTCGGTGGTTCCGGCCTGCGCGATTCCCCTGTCCGGCCCGCTCCCGGGAACGGTCTTGATGATCTTCGATGACCGATCGGCGATGCCCATGATCGACGCCCTGATTGGTCGGCCGGAGGGCTCCGCGACGGAATGGGGAGAGATGGAGCAGTCGGCCGCGCAGGAAACCAGCAACATCGTTGTTTGTGCATTCGTCAACGCGATGGCCGAGTCGCTTGATCCGGGTGGGCTGATGGTTCCTGGGCCACCTGAGTTCCGCTTCGAATTCGCCGGGAGCCTGATCGAATTCGCCCTGATGGATCAGGCGAGTCGGAATGATCGGATCGTGATGGTCGAGATTCACTTTTCGGTAGATGGCATTACCAATGACTGGGCGATGGTCATCGTTCCGGCAACTGGAGGGCTCGAAACGCTTGGCATCGACGACTCCGAGTCAGACCAGCCGGAGAGCCTGTCGTGA
- a CDS encoding CheR family methyltransferase — MQQDLLPDDLFDQFRAMIYRTTGIRIPETKRVMLSNRLKRRVQATGDGTFEAYYARLAAGGDRLEIGRFVDAITTRETYFFRDPHHFQWLADRFAKELIERSRVKKHPKSMAIWSAACSGGEELYSALIRLAEVHQPPPTWELRALGTDISEAALRSAREASYGDRSLRSVTQAERKRWFTFDSGTNRWKLSEELKGRATFRTHNLLHPIREGPFDCIFLKNVLIYFDAESKARVVRHMVNALEPGGYLVVGPTEGIYGMLNRLERVESWLYRRPDGG; from the coding sequence ATGCAACAGGATTTGCTCCCCGATGATCTTTTTGATCAGTTCCGAGCCATGATTTACCGGACCACGGGGATTCGCATTCCTGAAACCAAGCGTGTGATGCTCTCCAACCGCCTGAAACGACGGGTCCAGGCGACTGGCGACGGAACCTTCGAAGCCTACTATGCTCGCTTGGCCGCAGGTGGCGATCGCCTGGAAATTGGTCGATTCGTAGATGCGATCACCACCCGAGAAACCTATTTTTTTCGTGATCCGCACCACTTCCAATGGCTGGCCGATCGATTTGCAAAGGAACTGATCGAACGAAGCCGAGTGAAGAAACACCCCAAAAGCATGGCGATTTGGTCGGCCGCGTGCAGTGGAGGCGAAGAGCTTTACTCGGCCCTGATCCGTCTGGCCGAGGTCCATCAGCCTCCTCCAACCTGGGAGCTTCGGGCACTGGGAACGGACATCAGCGAGGCCGCACTCCGATCGGCGCGAGAGGCGAGTTATGGGGATCGATCGCTTCGCTCGGTGACCCAGGCGGAGCGGAAACGGTGGTTCACCTTTGATTCTGGTACCAACCGATGGAAACTGAGTGAGGAACTGAAAGGTCGTGCCACGTTTCGCACGCACAACCTCTTGCACCCGATCCGAGAAGGGCCATTTGATTGCATCTTTTTGAAAAATGTGCTGATCTATTTTGATGCCGAGTCAAAAGCGCGAGTCGTCCGACACATGGTCAATGCCCTCGAACCGGGCGGGTATCTTGTGGTCGGACCGACGGAGGGAATTTACGGAATGCTCAATCGGCTGGAACGTGTCGAGAGTTGGCTCTACCGCAGACCGGACGGGGGATGA
- a CDS encoding response regulator, which yields MKRLLIVDDALIMRKLIRGVAETAGWQVVAEAGDGQEAVECYRSLRPDLVTMDLVMPIMGGLEALKQIRAEDPQARVIIVTALDQKETLAASINAGAMDFIVKPFQREQMLGMLTKLGSTPNV from the coding sequence ATGAAGCGACTCCTGATTGTGGATGATGCCTTGATCATGCGGAAGCTGATCCGGGGTGTCGCCGAGACCGCTGGCTGGCAGGTCGTGGCCGAGGCCGGTGACGGCCAGGAGGCTGTTGAGTGCTACCGATCGCTCCGACCCGATCTTGTGACCATGGACCTGGTCATGCCGATCATGGGCGGGCTCGAAGCGTTGAAACAGATTCGAGCCGAAGATCCGCAGGCACGGGTGATTATCGTCACCGCGCTTGACCAGAAGGAGACGCTGGCCGCATCCATCAATGCCGGCGCAATGGACTTCATCGTCAAACCATTTCAACGTGAACAGATGCTTGGCATGCTGACAAAGCTTGGCAGCACCCCTAACGTCTGA
- a CDS encoding ANTAR domain-containing response regulator: MTRPLRIAVADDEPDMRDYYRTILPVLGHEVVAACADGEELVERCRALQPDLVIADIKMPGTDGIEASSRIERERPVPIILVSAFHDAELIDRAETDHVLAYLVKPIKQADLEPAIAIALRRFEQFQALRKEAADLRQALEDRKIIERAKGILMKRSNLDEGAAFRRLQKLASEKNLKLIELSKMILTAEEALGG, encoded by the coding sequence ATGACTCGACCCCTACGCATCGCCGTCGCGGATGACGAACCCGATATGCGGGACTACTACCGCACGATTCTCCCCGTCCTTGGGCACGAGGTGGTCGCTGCTTGCGCGGATGGCGAGGAACTCGTTGAGCGCTGCCGGGCCCTGCAACCCGATCTGGTCATCGCCGACATCAAAATGCCCGGAACCGACGGGATCGAAGCCTCGTCTCGGATCGAACGCGAACGACCCGTGCCGATCATCCTCGTCTCCGCCTTTCACGACGCCGAACTCATCGACCGGGCCGAGACCGATCACGTCCTGGCTTACCTCGTCAAACCGATCAAGCAGGCCGACCTGGAGCCGGCCATCGCCATCGCTCTGCGAAGGTTTGAGCAGTTTCAGGCCCTTCGCAAGGAGGCTGCCGATCTCCGTCAGGCGCTCGAAGACCGGAAGATCATCGAACGCGCCAAGGGAATCCTGATGAAGCGATCGAACCTGGACGAAGGAGCTGCGTTCCGTCGCCTCCAAAAATTGGCTAGTGAAAAAAATCTCAAATTGATCGAGCTTTCGAAGATGATTCTCACTGCCGAAGAAGCCCTGGGAGGCTGA